The Alkalihalobacillus sp. TS-13 genomic interval GATTTCTCCGCTCGGTCCCAATATGAAAGCCGATTTCCATCCATTCTCAAATGAATACGGCCCATCGTACAACGTGAATTTCGGATTTTTCTCAAGCATAGCATCAAGATTTTCCACTTCAAATGCAATGTGTTTGTTCGACGTCAACTTCAAGCTTTTATCGACCAAAACAAGTTCCAGACGAAATCCATTCAGTTGCAAGAAGATGATTTTTTCACCTAACAGCTCGATTTCAGATTCATACTTAAACCCGAGTTTTTCGTAAAAACGGACAGCTCGTTCCATGCGATTCGTTTCGATTGCGACATGGTGGAAGGTCATCGTACAACTCCCCTAATGATGAGGTTCATATCTCCAAATTCATGCCATAGGTATTTTTCCCGAATCGCATCCTGATAGGCATTTTTCAAAAGACGAGGTGAAATGAACGCTGACAACATATCAAGATGACTTGCCTCTGGTTCGTGGAACCCGGTGATGAGGCCGTCAACGACGTTCAGGGAATAGTCTTCGTGGATGTGCAGGTTCGTCCATCCTTTTTTCGAAACCGAGTCGCCTTGCTGATCGACAGCGGATTCAAGTGCACGGACGACCGTAGTCCCTACCGCAATCACCTTGCCCCCTGATTGTTTCGTTTCATTGATTTCATGGACTGTTTCACCTGGAACTTCATATTCTTCAAGACTATCAGCTGGACCTACTTGCCACTGATCGTTTGTAAAATAGCTTAAACCGGTATGGAGGGTAATGGTCGCAACCTTTACACCTTTTTTCTTTAGACGAAGCAGCATTTCCCAGCTGAACGCCCTTCCTGCCGAAACCATTTCAACAGATCCCGGAACAGTCCCGTAAACCGTTTGATAATGTTCGAGACTCCAATCGTGGTGGATATATTCATAACGGATCGGCTCTCCTAACATATACAACTGATTGTATAGCTCATTCCCTCTTGATGAAAAACAGATGGTCACAAGCGGCTCAGTTTTGTTCATCGATCGTACGAAAGCAGTCAGGTTCGGAGAAAAAACAAGGACGTCGTTTTTTTGAACCTTTGCGTCCACAATCAGAACCTTCCAAACTGAATTACTCTTCCGTTGCGCAAGCCGGATTTCAACATTTTCTTGAACGACCCTGCAGTCTCTTCTTATTTTCACCCTAAAAGAAGCTGGGAGTGTACGGCTTATATTCAAAACAAGCAAATCACCTTTATCCAGATAGGTTTCTAAGTGATGAAAATGATCATGCCTGGTTTTTCCATTGACTCGATCGAGAACCATCATTCTGACATGATCACGTCTCATCCCTCTTACTTCTGGAGGCATTGAGGCATTCAATTCACCAGGGAGATGAAATTTCATCGGTTTCTTTGCAGCTAACGCCATATCATTCACCTCTTCTCTACGACGAAGCTTTGCGCTTCTAGCCGTTTTCCATTTTCGTACTTCGATTCTTCAGATGCGAGATAAAGAAAAACATCCGTCAAATCTTCTGGTTCTGCAAGCTCATAATCACAATCCGGTACAGCAAGATCATGCATTTCCGTATTCATCTCACCTGGGTCGACCATATTGATGCGGACACCGGTCTCCTCCAATTCATCCGCCCAAATTTCCGTCAATCCTTCCAATGCAAACTTGGAAACCCCATATGCCCCCCAGCCTGCATAACCAACATTCCCTGCTTCAGAGGTAACGTTGATGATTGAGCCAGATCCTCGTTGTAGCATACCTGGCAAAACGCGTTTGGTAAGCCTGAAAGGACCTTCCGCATTGACACGCAAAACATCCAGAAAATCCTCCCCTGGATAATCCGCTAGATACGGCATTAGACTAGGTCCGAGTCTGGAAGCATTGTTGATAAGCACATCAATTTTTCCGAAATTCGATTCTGTCAGCGAAACGAAACGCTCGATATCTCTAGGATCGGATGCATCAGCTGTTACGGCAAGGACCTCAGCTCCTAATGTCTCGAGTTCTTTTGTCACCTCATTCAGATTCACTTCACCCCGAGCGCAAATTGCAAGGTTCGCTCCATTGCTAGCAAATGCTCTTGCGACTGCTCTTCCTAGCCCTTTAGATGCTCCGGTAATCATGACGACTTGTTTTTCCTTCATTTATAAACAACTCCTTAATTGTTTGATTTCTTAGTTTTAGTTTATTGAAGAAGGCGTTTCTTTTCGTCAGAACCGAGGTTGAACTTTTCCTACCGAAATGGACCGATGAAAAGTCTAAGACCGCTCTACGACCACAGATGTAGAAACGTGTTAAACTATAACTAACAATAAATTTCAGGTGGTTTATGATGAGATTAAAAATGCTTGCCAGCAATGGTTTGATGATGCAAAGCGTATATGAAGCTTTATTGACGATTCCTTATGTACAGGAGTATTCAGAAACGTATTGTGAATGGATGGAAAACAGAAATCCGGAGAAGCAAGACCAGCTCCCTGGACTAACCGATAACCCTCGATCAAGAAGAATTACTCACGTATCGATGTGTGTTATGGCTGATGGAAACCTTTAATATAACGATCGAATTGGTCGAAACGCTTGATATAACCAAAAGGGATCTTCAAAATCCTGTTCATAACCAGCGATTAAAAGCCATTCCCTATACCATTATAAAAGAGGCATCCTTATCCTATCCTGCCTCTTTCTTTCTCGCTGACTATGTCACATGTTCACGAGAACCACTGTTATTTGAAAAGAGTCACCATGGCCAGTGCGGAAATCAAATAACCACTCTCTTTGAAATAAGTGAAAATGATCCTGCGCATCGTACAGAACATGGTGAGATGATCATGCTGGAAACCAATATCGATGATTGTACTGGGGAAATGATGGGCTATACATTAGAAGTTCTTTTAAATAATGGGGCTAGTGATGTTTTTTTCACACCGATTACGATGAAAAAGAACCGACCTTCCTATAAATTGTCTGTCCTTGCTTCCTCTGAACAAATGGAAAGACTAGAATCATTACTATTTGAGGAAACCTCAAGTCTGGGTGTCCGTTCTTATACTGTCTCATGTCACCGCTTAGGAAGAAAGTTCATTAAGGTGGAAACAGAGTGGGGAACCATCACTGTAAAACTAGGGATTCACAAGAATAAAATCATTCAGGTTTCACCGGAATTAATAACTGCAGACTTCTGGCTGATAAATAGGAAATTTCATTCAAAAGAGTGTATGAACAAGCAAAAAAGATGGCTCTAGACATGATCTAGAACCATCTTTTCCTATTATCACTTATTGCAGCTCGGACAAAGCAACAGCCACATCATAGTCATCAAGATTAAGCTCAAGCTTTTTTCCAAGAGCCAGTTTAGCAAGTTCTGAACCTAAATAAGGACCGCTGGTAAGACCAGATGCGCCGAGCCCATTGGCAAGTAATAAGCCTTCTACTTTTGGCACTGGACCGATGATTGGCAGAAATCCTGGGGTGAACGGACGGAAGCCAACTCTCATCTCAAGGATGGTACTATCGTTCAACCCGGGTGCCACATCAAGAGCTTTATCCAAAATCTCTCGGATTCCCCCCGCAGTTACGCGATGATCAAAGCCGACCTCATCTTCATGTGTTGCACCTACCACGATTCTTCCGTCGTCAAAACTGAGAAGGTATTGGTTATTAGGAGGCATCACAACGGGCCATCCGCTCGTTTGGGTATCCGGGATTTCCAGATGCATGATCTGAGCTCTTTGCGAGTAGAGTTTGAATTCCCACCCCAATGGTTGCAGAAGTTCCTTCGACCACGCACCAGTCGTGAGGATTACTTGATCAGCATCAAACGTTTCGCCATTCACTTTTACACCGGTTGCTCTGCTTCCTTCATGGATAAGTTCGGCATCTCCATCTAAGGTTGTCGCTCCGTTTTTTTCGGCCGCCTGGATCAGTGCCTTCCTTAAGGCGCCACCATTCACACGTGCTGCACCACTGACATGGACCGATGCATAATCCTCAGATAACGGTGGAAAAAGTTCCTTCGTCTGAGCAGGAGTCAACCGGGTAATTTCCCCGATTTCAGGAGCATCCTCCCTTCGTTTCAATGCTCGTTCGACCATCTTCTCTAATTTATTCTCATCCGTATGTAGACTGATCGCCCCGACACGGCTGTATCCCGTATTCGTCACACCATCAGCTTCCAGGTCCTTGATCAGTGCAGGGTAATACCTCGCACCTCCTTTGACCAGACGGTACCAGGCTTTATTTCGACGCTGTGAAAGCCAAGGGCAGACAATCCCCGCGGCCGCTTCAGTCGCTTGTCCATTGTCTTTCCGGTCAACCACGATCACTTCTGCTCCAGCTATAGATAAATGATAAGCTGTAGAGGCACCGAGAATTCCCGCACCTACCACGATAATTTTTCCCATGAAATAACACCTTTTTTCAGTCGTTTTACAGCTATTTTACATGACTGGTTTTACCGACACAATTTGTCCCATCCCCGACGATCATCTATTTTCCATATCAATAGATCGAGTATTGAATCAACTTTTCCTTGAAAGAATCACCTAGGAAATAGGCTTTAATCCTGATAGAATGGTTCATATGTAAAATAAAAAGTAGGTGTGACAATGAAAGAGTTCGAAGTGGAATTGTTAAAATTAATTGAGAACAACGCCAATTTAGAATTAGACAAAATTGCGAAGTTAATGGGTAAAAGGATAGATGAAATCCAGGAACTGATCGACAAACTCGAGAAAAAGAAAGTCATTCTCGGCTATTCGACGCTTATTGACTGGGCAAAGGTTTTGGATGAGGAAGAGGTTACAGCTATGGTCGATGTAAAAGTGACCCCGGCTCGTGGTTTCGGTTTTGATAAAGTGGCGGAGCGTATTTATCGTTTTCCAGAGGTTAAAGCCGTTTATTTAATGTCCGGCGCTTATGATTTGTCAGTTTCAGTGAAAGGAAAAACGATGATGGAAATCGGACATTTTATTTCTGAAAAATTGTCTACGCTCGATTCCGTACTATCAACAACGACACATTTTGTTTTAAAAAAATATAAGCATGATGGCATCATCTTAGAGGATGCTGACGAAGATGACAAAAGAATCGTGGTATCACCATGAGCCAAATTTCGTATGTATCCAAAAAAGTAGATGGGTTAAAACCATCAGGCATTCGCCGATTTTTTGATTTAGCAGCTCAGATGGAAGATGTCATTTCCCTCGGAGTAGGTGAGCCTGATTTCGTAACGCCGTGGAATTTCATCGAACAAAGCTTCCATGCCCTTGAGCATGGCTACACCTCCTATACTGAGAATGCAGGTATGATTGAGTTACGCAAGGAAATCAGCACCTATTTAAGCAAAAATTACCGCTTGAGATATGATCCATATGACCAGGTCATTGTTTCTGTTGGAGCAAGTCAGGCGATCGACCTTGCTCTACGGGCGGTGATCGATCCTGGTGATGAAGTCATCGTTGTAGAACCGAGCTTTGTTGCTTATGTGCCTACCGTAAAGCTGGCTGGAGGAACACCGGTCACAATCCAAACCGAAGCGGAAGATGAATTTAAACTAAAACCGGAACAAATTGAAGCCGCCATTACGCCTAATACAAAAGCGATCATGCTATGTAACCCGAACAACCCGACTGGAACCTTTTTATCGAAAGAAGAATTAGAACAACTGGCGGAAATGATCGAAAAGCATGACCTGCTCGTACTATCAGATGAAATATACGCCGAACTCACGTATGACGAGGATTACACAAGTTTCCCCTCCATTACTGGAATGAAAGAGCGGACCATTCTGATCAGCGGGTTCTCAAAGGCATTTGCCATGACAGGATGGCGACTCGGCTATGCGGCAGGACCAGCTCAATTAATCGCCGCCATGGTGAAAATTCATCAGTACACGATGATGTGTGCCCCGACGATGGCACAGCACGCTGCCTTAGAGGCTCTGAAAAATGGAAGACAAAGTGTCAATGACATGGTTGAAAGCTATAAACAAAGAAGGAATTTTATCGTCAGCAGCTTGAACGAAATTCGGTTGAAATGTCCAAATCCGGGCGGAGCATTTTATGCATTCCCATCCGTTGAAGCAACCGGGTTAACCTCATCTGAATTCGCAGAGCAGCTGTTGCAAGAAGAACATGTTGCTGTCGTACCAGGTAATGTATTCGGAGCCAATGGCGAGGGATACATCCGCTGCTCCTACGCGACATCCATCAAACAGCTTGATGAAGCTATGAAACGCATGAAACGATTTGTGGAGAAACGAATTTGACCAGGAAAAACTGGTGCTGTAAAACATGATTAATTATGGGTGGGAAGCTATCCCTCCCTAACTTACCACCTTCATATATCTTACCCCTCATAATGTCTCACTTATAAATATCACAGTTAATCCAAATGTAAGATTTTTCGCATGAATTTTCGTGCACGAATAAAACCATGTCAGAAAATCTCACATAACTTTTGGTGTCTTTTAAAAATTAGTGTATTATTATGTACCATATAAACCTCCAGGTTAAAGAAATTTCACATTTGTTTTTGTCAATTCAAAAGAGGTGAAGATATGTCAACTGACAAATCTTACAAAGATAAAAAAGTGATGTCCATTGGAATCATTAGTAAAATAACAGGGTTATCCGAACGTAAAATTCGGTATTATGAAGAAAGAAAATTGATATTCCCGGAAAGGACAGAGCGGGGTACACGAAAATATTCGTTTTCCGATGTGGAAACACTGATGGAAATTGCAAATCAAATTGAAGACGGGGTCCAGACCTATGAAATAAAAAAAGAAATGTCTAGAAAACAAAAACAAACAAAAGAAGATTTCAACAAAATGATTCGCGGCCAATTAAACGCACATTTCAATTTACGAAAATAGAATAACTGGAACCGATCCTTGACACCAGTTATTCACTGTGCGTTTAATATGGTCCCGCATCAGAATTCAAGCGAAAGCCTTTCATACAAATCTTGCAAGGTTTTGTATCCTAGATTCTCAATTTTGTCCAGATAGAAACACCATAATTGTGCAGTCAATTTCGCATCCCCTAGCGCATTGTGGCGTTCGATGACAGGAATCCCACAATATTCACAGCAATCTTCTAATCGGACCAGGTTGATATTTCGCTCAGCAATTCTAAATAAAAATGAAGTATCCACAATTCGGTGTTTGAATTGCGATCGGAATAGTTTCCAGTTTGTGTGCTGGAGGAAAATTTTTTCATGGTTTGAATGATGCGCCACAAGCACATCCCCTCCTACAAAATCATAAAACTCGATAAGGACTTGATGAAGATCGGGAGCATCTTTCAAATCCGTGTTTTTTATTCCAGTAAGCTCTATTATTTCAGTTGGAAGTTTACGATCGCATCGTACAAGCGAATAATAGGTGTCGTTGTGTTGGATGGTGCCACCCTTCACTTTTATCGCACCTATCGAGATGATTTCATCACCTTGATCAGGATAGAAACCGGTCGTTTCTAAATCGAATACAACGACTTTCAAATGTTTTAAAGGGACTGATAAACTTTCTACGGCTTTCATTTCCTTATCCAAACGTCTTAAAAAGGCAAGATGCTGCGGATTGGTTTGTCCTTGTAACGGTGCATAAATACTTGAACTTACCTTACCTTGTACCTGTTTCATAAACTGGATGATGGGATCAATTTTCATTTTCCAACATCCTTTTGATAACGGTTCCGGTATAATCCTGCAGTCTTTTTCCATTCAACAAGACTTGTTTGATTTCATTTCTTTCATTTTTGTCAAGCTTTTTCACATCCAGGTAATGAACATCATCATATACTTCTGAAACTTCGCGATGTGGCAGCCGAAATTGCAACAACTTTTCAAAATAAACCTTGTAGCGCTCCAACTTATTATATTCAGGAAATTCACAAAGCTTCACTAGCCTTGACAATGTAGATGTTTCGACCAAATTTTCTTTGATTGCCAATAAACGGATCGCATTTATATAAGGGAAGAATCCTGAATGTTTCAAATCAATATACCCCGTATGCGATCCATGTGATTCGGTCAATATTTGACGAAATACGCCAACTGATTTCTTAACATGCCTGGTATTTTCGAACAACCGGTATAAAAAATGAGGTCTGCTCTCAATATATTGCTGCAATTGCTGCTTTAAACGGGTAATCCCGTTCTTTTTCCCAGCCAGAACCCTTGCATCATAAAAGATCAACAAAAAACGAATGGATTCAAAACTTTCTTCTTCCAACCATTCTTCAATTTGCCTTTCCCACTCTTGCTCTGATCTACACCATAACGGATTTGAACTCATCACATCTCCGTCACAATACGGATACCCAATTTCATACAAGCCTAAGGAGATTTCTCTGCCCAACTCTAGGAAATACTCCCTCGTTTCCTCGTTTGATGCATCATAAATCAAACCATGATCTTGATCGCTGACAATCGCTTGTTCAAATCTACCTGCACTCCCCATGACAAACCAGGAAAATCGGCAAGGAGGAGGGCCTGATTTTTCCTCAACTACACTTAATGCAATATCAAAAAGTTTCAGCATAACCTTGTCATGAAATTGATTCAATTCACTATTACTAGTCTGTTGACCTTCAATATGGCAGTCATGCCAATTTTTCAGTGTTTCATATGGACCATAAGCTTCAAGTTTACTCATTTTTCACACCTCCTCCAACCTTTAAAGGAGGTGACCTTGAGTCTACCTCCTTGTTCTGCCAAAGGTTAGCTGCTTATCTTTTTCTTTTCTTTTGTTAAAAAGGCTTCTGGATACCCGTAGGATCCATGTTCGCTTAAGTCTAAGCCCATAATCTCTTCTTCTTCAGTGACACGTAATCCTTTCATTGTTTTTTTCATGATGTATAAGAGTACGAATGATACCACAAATGCGTAAGCACCCGATACCGCGACACCCATTGCTTGCACTCCGAGCTGTGTTAATCCGCCACCATAAAATAAACCTGGCAATCCAACTGTCGCCAATTCAGGCGTAGCAAACAATCCAGTTGACAATGTCCCCCATACCCCGGCAGCACCATGAACTGACAGTGCAAAAATCGGATCATCTACCTTAAGTTTTTCGAAAATCTTCATACTATAGAAGACAAGTACACCTGCAACTAAACCGATGACAACCGCAGCCCACGTTTCAACAAAAGCACACGATGCAGTTATGGCAACGAGTCCTGCGAGCGCCCCGTTCAACATGGTCGCTATGTCCGATTTCCCCAGAACCATCCATGATATGATCAAAGCAGAAACTGCCCCAGCCCCAGCTGCTAAATTGGTATTCAACGCTACAAATCCGAAAAATCCATCATCGACGACAAATGTACTGCCGGCATTAAAACCAAACCAGCCAATCCATAAAACGAGGACACCTAAAGCGGTAAAAACTTGATTGTGGCCATATAAATTGTTGGCAGTCCCATTATTATTGAACTTTCCCAGCCTTGGTTTCAAAAGAATGGTTGCAGCGAAAGCAGCCATCGCTCCTGTCAAATGGACAACAGTAGAACCTGCAAAATCCTGTTTTCCATGTTCCCCCAACCAGCCGCCGCCCCAAATCCAGTGTGCCACTACAGGATAAACGAGTGCAGAGAACAGGATAGCGAAAACAACATAGACAGAAAGTTTCGCCCGCTCAGCAAACCCTCCAAATGCAATCGTCAATGAAATACCGGCAAAAGCAAGCTGGAACACAAAGTAAGCTGCAGTTGAATAACTCATTCCTTCTATTTCATAACCCGAATAGAAAAAGTCAGAAAACCCGAAAAAAAAGTTTCCATTTTCCCCAAAAATGAACCCATATCCCAATGCCCAAAACACAATAGATGCAATCCCAAACGTAAAGATGGTTTTACCTGCAATATGACCGGCATTTTTCATGCGGGTTGATCCTGCTTCGAGTAAAATAAACCCTCCTTGCATAAAGATCACCAAAATCGCTCCTAGCATCAACCAGACACTATTTAATGAAAACATGATGTCTTCCATGAATAATCCCCCTATGTCAGATTTATTGTCAGTAAATGTTATAAAATCTAACATCAACCTTGTTGTGTTTATTTTATACTCTTAAATATGACCATCAACTTCTATGTTAGAAAATCTGACATAGTTTTTCACTCTTATGAAATTTTTCTATGAAACTAATAAAAATCACCCGTGATAACGGGGGGGTTCTGACTAGCCTAGGGTTTTCCTTTTTCATAAGAAAAACGCAGGGATTTCATTGGAAATCCCTGCGTCTAAGGGGGATCCTTTCTTACAACAGGCTCTGTTAAACTTCAATGTTGATATATGCGAAATTTTCACTCCCTTTCCGTGGGCTGAAGAAAAGCGGAAGTGCCCTTTAGTCACGTAGGTCACCGGAAGACTGACGACGAGGCTCGAGCCAATCAAAGTTCGGTTCTGTGTGGGTAAACCTTCAACATGAATTAATGTGTTGCCGCCGCAGGAAGCTTGAAGTGATCCAATGATTGGTCGCTGAGCTAAACATCACCTTTCTGCATCCTCGCTGTGAGGTCTCGCCTGGCTCGCTTTTCCCGCGGAGTTCACGAATTTCGTTTTAGAAAATTTCCTGTAAAAATCAACATTACTGTTTAACAAAGGTTTACAATTAAATAGTTTATTAATCTGTCAACCTATATTCCTATAGTCAGCAGCTATCTTCACGTCTTTTACCTGCGTGAGTGCACTGACGACGATGACGATGACGACATTACAAATCAAACCTAGTATTCCAGCATGGATATCCAATGGTGTTGTCGGCGCTACAAGCTGATAATAATAGTTGACGACGGTACCTACGATCAAACCAGTAATGATGGCTGGTGCTGTGGCACGTTTGGAATACAACGCCCCGTACACACCTGGAGCAAATTGGACGATGGATCCATACGCTCCTAGAAGCAATGCGATCAGTCCTTGTCCTCCAAATACAGTGATGAAGTATGCCAGTGCTCCGATGACGAAGACCCCGGTTCGCATGATCAGCAACGTACTTTTATCTGATATATCCTTTTTCACGTTCTTGATGACTCCGTCTGTAAACTCAAGAGAAGCACTGTGCGTGATCGCATCAGCCGTTGACATGGCAGCAGCCAAAGCGCCGGCACCGACAAGTCCATAAACCCAGCCCGGTAGACTAAGGACTGTTGTAATTAAATAAGGAAGGATTTCATCAGGTGATCCCAATTCAGATGGATTGACTATATTGACAGCCGCAAAGCCAACCAACAGAAGCGGAATCAGAAACAATGCAAATACCGGATAGATCAAAACCGTTTTCTTGATTGTACGAGCGTTTGAAGCATAGGATTTCGAAAAGAGATGCGGCCACATTAAAAAGCCGATCAAAGAAACGAGGATTGTCGTCGTATAGGCCATAGGTGACATAGTGGAACCCACATTTCCGATTTCAAGAAAACCAGGATTCGATTCATTGATATTCGAAAACATTCCTGAAACACTGCTGTGCAGTTGTCTGACGATAGCAAGTCCGACCACCCATGAAATGATGATCATCAACAGCCCCTGGAAAACATCTGACCAGGCGGCAGCCCTTAGCCCACCGGTTGCCACATAGACAACAACAATTCCATAGGACAATAAAGCTCCAAGCCAAAAAGGGATTCGGCCTTCCGTCATGATGTTGAAAATATAAGCCATCCCTTTCATCTGGGTCGCTAGATACTGGATCGAAGCGAGCAAGGCAATCAAACCAATCAAAATCGGAAGCAATCTGCCCCCGTATCTTTTTTTCAAGAAACCAGAAACGGTATAAATATTATATTTCCTTCCGATCTTTCCTATTTTCGGACCGATGATATACCACGGAAGGATAGCGAATGCTGTATAAGTCAGAATATAAAGGGCAGGAGCACCCTTGGAATATGCCCAGCCTGGAGCGCCCAGAAATGAAAAGGCACTGAAAACCGCGCCTCCCATCAGGAACCACATGACGATGAGGCCGAGTTTGCCTCCTGCTACTGCAAACTCATCCAATGAACCTTTGTCTTGACCTCTTCCAGCCATCACACCGATCACCAGAGCTACGAACAAGTAACCGATCATCATGA includes:
- a CDS encoding VOC family protein — encoded protein: MTFHHVAIETNRMERAVRFYEKLGFKYESEIELLGEKIIFLQLNGFRLELVLVDKSLKLTSNKHIAFEVENLDAMLEKNPKFTLYDGPYSFENGWKSAFILGPSGEIIELLQTN
- a CDS encoding S-adenosylmethionine:tRNA ribosyltransferase-isomerase encodes the protein MALAAKKPMKFHLPGELNASMPPEVRGMRRDHVRMMVLDRVNGKTRHDHFHHLETYLDKGDLLVLNISRTLPASFRVKIRRDCRVVQENVEIRLAQRKSNSVWKVLIVDAKVQKNDVLVFSPNLTAFVRSMNKTEPLVTICFSSRGNELYNQLYMLGEPIRYEYIHHDWSLEHYQTVYGTVPGSVEMVSAGRAFSWEMLLRLKKKGVKVATITLHTGLSYFTNDQWQVGPADSLEEYEVPGETVHEINETKQSGGKVIAVGTTVVRALESAVDQQGDSVSKKGWTNLHIHEDYSLNVVDGLITGFHEPEASHLDMLSAFISPRLLKNAYQDAIREKYLWHEFGDMNLIIRGVVR
- a CDS encoding SDR family oxidoreductase; the protein is MKEKQVVMITGASKGLGRAVARAFASNGANLAICARGEVNLNEVTKELETLGAEVLAVTADASDPRDIERFVSLTESNFGKIDVLINNASRLGPSLMPYLADYPGEDFLDVLRVNAEGPFRLTKRVLPGMLQRGSGSIINVTSEAGNVGYAGWGAYGVSKFALEGLTEIWADELEETGVRINMVDPGEMNTEMHDLAVPDCDYELAEPEDLTDVFLYLASEESKYENGKRLEAQSFVVEKR
- the larC gene encoding nickel insertion protein; the protein is METFNITIELVETLDITKRDLQNPVHNQRLKAIPYTIIKEASLSYPASFFLADYVTCSREPLLFEKSHHGQCGNQITTLFEISENDPAHRTEHGEMIMLETNIDDCTGEMMGYTLEVLLNNGASDVFFTPITMKKNRPSYKLSVLASSEQMERLESLLFEETSSLGVRSYTVSCHRLGRKFIKVETEWGTITVKLGIHKNKIIQVSPELITADFWLINRKFHSKECMNKQKRWL
- a CDS encoding FAD-binding oxidoreductase — translated: MGKIIVVGAGILGASTAYHLSIAGAEVIVVDRKDNGQATEAAAGIVCPWLSQRRNKAWYRLVKGGARYYPALIKDLEADGVTNTGYSRVGAISLHTDENKLEKMVERALKRREDAPEIGEITRLTPAQTKELFPPLSEDYASVHVSGAARVNGGALRKALIQAAEKNGATTLDGDAELIHEGSRATGVKVNGETFDADQVILTTGAWSKELLQPLGWEFKLYSQRAQIMHLEIPDTQTSGWPVVMPPNNQYLLSFDDGRIVVGATHEDEVGFDHRVTAGGIREILDKALDVAPGLNDSTILEMRVGFRPFTPGFLPIIGPVPKVEGLLLANGLGASGLTSGPYLGSELAKLALGKKLELNLDDYDVAVALSELQ
- a CDS encoding Lrp/AsnC family transcriptional regulator, encoding MKEFEVELLKLIENNANLELDKIAKLMGKRIDEIQELIDKLEKKKVILGYSTLIDWAKVLDEEEVTAMVDVKVTPARGFGFDKVAERIYRFPEVKAVYLMSGAYDLSVSVKGKTMMEIGHFISEKLSTLDSVLSTTTHFVLKKYKHDGIILEDADEDDKRIVVSP
- a CDS encoding aminotransferase is translated as MSQISYVSKKVDGLKPSGIRRFFDLAAQMEDVISLGVGEPDFVTPWNFIEQSFHALEHGYTSYTENAGMIELRKEISTYLSKNYRLRYDPYDQVIVSVGASQAIDLALRAVIDPGDEVIVVEPSFVAYVPTVKLAGGTPVTIQTEAEDEFKLKPEQIEAAITPNTKAIMLCNPNNPTGTFLSKEELEQLAEMIEKHDLLVLSDEIYAELTYDEDYTSFPSITGMKERTILISGFSKAFAMTGWRLGYAAGPAQLIAAMVKIHQYTMMCAPTMAQHAALEALKNGRQSVNDMVESYKQRRNFIVSSLNEIRLKCPNPGGAFYAFPSVEATGLTSSEFAEQLLQEEHVAVVPGNVFGANGEGYIRCSYATSIKQLDEAMKRMKRFVEKRI
- a CDS encoding MerR family transcriptional regulator — encoded protein: MSTDKSYKDKKVMSIGIISKITGLSERKIRYYEERKLIFPERTERGTRKYSFSDVETLMEIANQIEDGVQTYEIKKEMSRKQKQTKEDFNKMIRGQLNAHFNLRK
- a CDS encoding exonuclease domain-containing protein, yielding MKIDPIIQFMKQVQGKVSSSIYAPLQGQTNPQHLAFLRRLDKEMKAVESLSVPLKHLKVVVFDLETTGFYPDQGDEIISIGAIKVKGGTIQHNDTYYSLVRCDRKLPTEIIELTGIKNTDLKDAPDLHQVLIEFYDFVGGDVLVAHHSNHEKIFLQHTNWKLFRSQFKHRIVDTSFLFRIAERNINLVRLEDCCEYCGIPVIERHNALGDAKLTAQLWCFYLDKIENLGYKTLQDLYERLSLEF
- a CDS encoding DUF294 nucleotidyltransferase-like domain-containing protein, producing the protein MSKLEAYGPYETLKNWHDCHIEGQQTSNSELNQFHDKVMLKLFDIALSVVEEKSGPPPCRFSWFVMGSAGRFEQAIVSDQDHGLIYDASNEETREYFLELGREISLGLYEIGYPYCDGDVMSSNPLWCRSEQEWERQIEEWLEEESFESIRFLLIFYDARVLAGKKNGITRLKQQLQQYIESRPHFLYRLFENTRHVKKSVGVFRQILTESHGSHTGYIDLKHSGFFPYINAIRLLAIKENLVETSTLSRLVKLCEFPEYNKLERYKVYFEKLLQFRLPHREVSEVYDDVHYLDVKKLDKNERNEIKQVLLNGKRLQDYTGTVIKRMLENEN
- a CDS encoding ammonium transporter; this translates as MEDIMFSLNSVWLMLGAILVIFMQGGFILLEAGSTRMKNAGHIAGKTIFTFGIASIVFWALGYGFIFGENGNFFFGFSDFFYSGYEIEGMSYSTAAYFVFQLAFAGISLTIAFGGFAERAKLSVYVVFAILFSALVYPVVAHWIWGGGWLGEHGKQDFAGSTVVHLTGAMAAFAATILLKPRLGKFNNNGTANNLYGHNQVFTALGVLVLWIGWFGFNAGSTFVVDDGFFGFVALNTNLAAGAGAVSALIISWMVLGKSDIATMLNGALAGLVAITASCAFVETWAAVVIGLVAGVLVFYSMKIFEKLKVDDPIFALSVHGAAGVWGTLSTGLFATPELATVGLPGLFYGGGLTQLGVQAMGVAVSGAYAFVVSFVLLYIMKKTMKGLRVTEEEEIMGLDLSEHGSYGYPEAFLTKEKKKISS